The Methanococcoides methylutens MM1 genome has a window encoding:
- the gltA gene encoding NADPH-dependent glutamate synthase: MSITQEMPEQPAEVRIHNFEEVALGYTEEQAILEAERCLECKKPKCVEGCPVNIDIPGFISSMKEGKFGEAIDVIKRTNTLPAVCGRVCPQEEQCEQLCILGKKSEPISIGRLERFCADREREAGVKDPVVAEPTGKKVAIVGTGPAGLTAASDLAKAGHSVTMFEALHEAGGVLIYGIPEFRLPKAIVKEEVEYIIKLGAELKVDYVIGRIKTLDQLEDEFDAVFLGTGAGLPKFMGIEGENLNGVYSANEFLTRVNLMKAYRFPEYDTPIKRGSNVIVVGGGNVAMDAARSALRLGADEVSIVYRRSDDELPARREEIEHAKEEGIVFRLLANPVRILEGENMTVNGVECIKMELGEPDDSGRRRPVAVEGSEHVVDADIVIMAIGTSPNPIIFDGSKGLEVTPWGTIVVNEAGMTSLEGVCAGGDAVTGAATVISAMGAGKQAAQTINDYLSK, encoded by the coding sequence ATGTCAATAACACAGGAAATGCCAGAACAGCCTGCTGAAGTACGTATCCACAACTTCGAAGAGGTTGCATTAGGGTATACTGAAGAACAGGCAATCCTTGAGGCAGAACGCTGTCTTGAGTGCAAGAAACCAAAGTGTGTGGAAGGCTGCCCTGTTAACATCGATATCCCTGGCTTTATCTCCAGTATGAAAGAAGGCAAGTTCGGCGAAGCTATCGATGTTATAAAGCGAACGAACACCCTTCCTGCAGTGTGCGGACGTGTCTGCCCACAGGAAGAGCAATGTGAACAACTCTGTATCCTCGGCAAGAAGAGCGAACCGATCTCCATCGGTCGTCTTGAGAGATTCTGTGCGGACCGTGAGCGTGAGGCAGGTGTCAAGGACCCTGTAGTTGCTGAGCCAACCGGGAAGAAAGTTGCTATCGTAGGTACCGGTCCTGCCGGACTTACTGCAGCATCAGATCTTGCAAAGGCAGGTCACTCTGTCACAATGTTCGAGGCTTTGCATGAAGCAGGCGGTGTACTGATCTACGGTATCCCTGAGTTCAGGCTTCCAAAGGCCATTGTGAAGGAAGAGGTCGAGTATATCATAAAGCTGGGAGCAGAACTGAAAGTGGACTATGTCATTGGTCGCATAAAGACCCTTGATCAGCTTGAGGATGAGTTCGACGCAGTTTTCCTCGGAACCGGCGCAGGTCTTCCAAAGTTCATGGGAATCGAGGGAGAAAACCTCAATGGTGTATACTCTGCGAACGAGTTCCTGACCCGTGTGAACCTGATGAAGGCATATCGCTTCCCTGAGTATGACACTCCTATCAAGCGAGGCAGCAATGTCATCGTAGTGGGTGGAGGTAATGTCGCAATGGATGCTGCACGCAGTGCCTTAAGGCTTGGTGCAGATGAGGTAAGCATTGTCTACAGGCGTAGTGACGATGAACTTCCTGCAAGGCGTGAGGAGATCGAGCACGCAAAGGAGGAGGGTATTGTATTCCGTCTCCTGGCCAATCCCGTCCGCATCCTTGAAGGCGAGAACATGACCGTCAATGGTGTGGAATGCATAAAGATGGAGCTTGGGGAACCTGATGACTCAGGACGCAGGCGACCAGTAGCAGTTGAAGGTTCAGAACACGTTGTTGATGCTGATATTGTCATCATGGCTATCGGCACTTCACCTAACCCTATCATCTTCGATGGTTCAAAAGGTCTTGAGGTCACTCCATGGGGAACCATTGTAGTGAACGAGGCAGGTATGACATCCCTTGAAGGTGTTTGCGCAGGTGGGGATGCTGTGACCGGCGCGGCTACGGTCATCAGTGCAATGGGTGCAGGCAAACAGGCTGCACAGACCATTAACGATTACCTTTCAAAATAA
- a CDS encoding toprim domain-containing protein, translated as MSAHEQSGNVSVKRSGLKAPFFVYQKKLEMVEDLLNDLLECSNNGDIIIVEGKRDIISLRKLGFSGDIELATHGPLTHLTSKVVDSGKRAIILTDWDRRGDLLASKISEDLRYFDVDVDMYIRERLSSMVKKEIKDVESLHSYVAKLRKLAGNPHQAV; from the coding sequence ATGTCAGCACATGAGCAAAGTGGAAATGTTTCGGTGAAAAGGTCCGGACTAAAGGCACCTTTCTTCGTATATCAAAAAAAACTTGAAATGGTTGAGGACCTTCTAAATGACCTTCTTGAATGTTCCAATAATGGTGATATTATTATTGTTGAAGGGAAAAGGGACATCATCTCTTTGAGAAAATTAGGTTTCTCCGGGGATATTGAGCTTGCGACCCATGGTCCTCTTACACATCTTACATCAAAGGTCGTTGATAGTGGTAAAAGGGCAATAATTCTGACTGACTGGGACCGTCGTGGTGATCTTCTGGCTTCAAAGATATCAGAGGATCTCAGGTATTTTGATGTTGATGTTGATATGTATATTCGTGAACGCTTGAGTTCAATGGTAAAAAAAGAGATTAAAGATGTGGAGAGCCTCCATTCCTATGTAGCGAAATTGAGGAAGCTCGCAGGTAACCCACATCAGGCGGTATAA
- a CDS encoding AI-2E family transporter → MVTDISNELSRQIGSRWKVLVIIALVILFSTFIYILLPLADGIMLGLVFAYIARPIYMVLQRKRHIGAFVATMFIVAPIILILGMGIIEIVNQIVWITENQSIVVESLFEFVRSLNIPQGYYEQIQQTIWDSSLSILPLLGNLVFVSYARGIAMFVINLLVAIFVCYFLLADGDALYRSFLKVVPDGNQSVVKRYVHHMDVILGGVFIGNAYAALSVSTLSVIVFTAFGLSHVLALATLIFIASAIPMFAGYMVLVVLSVIRYFSLGLESAVIFFVVCSIIIYVPPELFLRPYLASVKSHIHPFLIFLAFLGGAFVGGIAGFFAAPILLGSLIAAYKVYVENLDEAEAEQVEAAQASDE, encoded by the coding sequence ATGGTCACGGATATATCTAATGAGCTGTCCCGGCAGATAGGTTCCAGATGGAAGGTTCTCGTAATCATAGCTCTGGTCATACTCTTTTCCACATTCATTTACATTTTGCTGCCACTTGCTGATGGGATTATGCTGGGCCTTGTTTTTGCATATATTGCACGTCCGATCTATATGGTGCTTCAAAGGAAACGTCATATAGGTGCTTTCGTAGCCACGATGTTCATTGTGGCACCTATCATCCTGATACTTGGTATGGGTATCATCGAGATCGTTAACCAGATTGTCTGGATAACCGAGAACCAGTCTATTGTTGTTGAGTCATTGTTCGAGTTCGTACGCAGCCTGAACATTCCTCAGGGATACTATGAGCAGATACAGCAGACCATATGGGATTCATCCCTTTCCATCCTGCCTCTTCTTGGAAACCTCGTTTTTGTTTCCTATGCTCGTGGGATAGCGATGTTCGTGATCAATCTTCTGGTAGCTATCTTTGTATGCTATTTCCTTCTTGCAGACGGTGATGCTCTTTATCGTTCATTCCTCAAGGTGGTCCCGGATGGGAACCAGTCTGTTGTCAAAAGATACGTTCATCATATGGACGTTATTCTGGGTGGTGTTTTCATCGGCAATGCATATGCTGCACTTTCGGTAAGCACTCTTTCCGTGATCGTATTCACCGCCTTTGGTCTTTCACATGTGCTTGCGCTGGCCACACTCATCTTTATTGCATCTGCAATACCCATGTTTGCCGGGTACATGGTACTGGTGGTTCTTTCCGTTATACGCTATTTCAGTCTTGGGCTGGAAAGTGCTGTGATATTCTTTGTTGTCTGTTCGATCATCATCTATGTTCCACCGGAGCTTTTCCTGCGTCCGTATCTCGCAAGCGTGAAGTCGCACATTCATCCGTTCCTTATTTTCCTTGCATTCCTTGGGGGTGCTTTCGTTGGTGGTATCGCCGGGTTCTTTGCAGCACCGATACTTCTGGGTTCCCTGATAGCGGCCTATAAGGTATATGTGGAAAACCTTGACGAAGCTGAGGCTGAGCAAGTGGAAGCAGCACAGGCTTCAGATGAATAA
- a CDS encoding threonine--tRNA ligase, whose protein sequence is MQLLLIHSDYIEYEVKKSTPVAEKIEDSFKQGRLEEALTAFMAVESFDEADTQQVVKQAVAEIEKVATQVKAESVMLYPYAHLSSDLSSPKVAVSVLKSIEKELTGKYNVMRAPFGWYKAFSISCKGHPLSELSRTIRPEGSASCGEAVVVEEKKEEVVSEALKAEDTAKSYWRILTPDGELHDAESFDFTGYDNLRKFVDYEITKNRNIDKAPPHVELMRRLEIADYEPGSDSGNMRYYPKGRLMKSLLENFVIDESTKMGAMEVETPLMYDMNHPTLKKYLDRFPARQYSIESDKRHMFLRFAACFGQFLMNHDMTISYRHLPLKMIEMTRYSFRKEQRGELVGLRRLRAFTMPDMHTLCPDMEGSVSQFGEQYSMCINTLDKIGIDVSDFEVAIRFTRDFYENNTDFITDLARKVNKPVLVEMWDTRFFYFVLKFEFNFVDAIAKASALSTVQIDVENAERYDINYIDSNGDTKRPVLLHCSPSGAIERCIYALLEKAAMDAEAGKVPNLPVWLSPTQVRVIPIAERHMEFANKVADALQVRVDIDDREETVGKKIRDAGREWVPYVAVIGDSEVESGKVNVTIRAESEPKKPKKVEMAAEELNERVLSEIGDMPYRSLPLAKLLSMRPKFL, encoded by the coding sequence ATGCAGTTATTACTTATCCATTCTGATTACATTGAATATGAGGTAAAAAAGAGCACTCCTGTTGCTGAAAAGATCGAAGATTCGTTCAAACAGGGACGGCTTGAGGAAGCACTTACGGCATTCATGGCTGTGGAGAGCTTTGACGAGGCTGATACGCAGCAGGTGGTAAAGCAGGCAGTTGCTGAAATTGAGAAGGTTGCTACTCAGGTAAAGGCCGAAAGTGTGATGCTTTATCCTTATGCACATTTAAGCTCCGATCTCTCTTCCCCTAAGGTCGCAGTGTCCGTACTCAAGAGCATTGAGAAAGAGCTGACCGGCAAGTACAATGTCATGAGGGCACCTTTCGGCTGGTACAAGGCATTCAGCATCAGCTGTAAAGGTCATCCTCTCTCAGAGCTTTCACGTACAATCAGGCCGGAAGGATCTGCTTCCTGCGGTGAAGCAGTGGTGGTCGAAGAGAAGAAAGAGGAAGTGGTCTCAGAAGCACTTAAAGCAGAGGATACTGCAAAGTCCTACTGGCGCATCCTTACTCCTGATGGGGAGCTTCATGATGCGGAAAGTTTTGATTTTACAGGATATGATAATCTCAGGAAGTTCGTGGACTATGAGATCACCAAGAACAGGAATATCGACAAGGCACCACCTCATGTGGAACTGATGCGCAGGCTTGAGATCGCGGACTATGAGCCAGGTTCTGATTCAGGTAACATGCGCTATTATCCTAAGGGAAGGCTGATGAAGTCCCTTCTCGAGAACTTCGTTATCGATGAGTCTACAAAGATGGGTGCAATGGAGGTTGAGACTCCTCTGATGTATGATATGAACCATCCTACATTGAAGAAGTATCTAGACAGGTTCCCTGCACGCCAGTATTCCATTGAGTCAGATAAACGTCACATGTTCCTCAGGTTCGCCGCCTGTTTCGGTCAGTTCCTGATGAACCATGATATGACCATCTCATACAGGCATCTTCCACTCAAGATGATCGAGATGACCAGGTACAGTTTCAGGAAAGAACAGCGCGGTGAACTTGTTGGTCTTAGAAGGTTGCGTGCTTTCACAATGCCGGACATGCACACCCTGTGTCCTGACATGGAAGGTTCTGTTTCCCAATTCGGTGAGCAATACAGTATGTGCATCAACACGCTGGACAAGATCGGTATCGACGTGAGTGACTTTGAGGTCGCTATTCGCTTTACACGCGACTTCTATGAGAATAACACTGACTTCATCACAGACCTTGCAAGAAAGGTCAACAAGCCTGTTCTTGTGGAGATGTGGGATACAAGGTTCTTCTACTTCGTCCTTAAGTTCGAGTTCAATTTCGTGGATGCCATAGCAAAGGCAAGTGCGTTGTCTACCGTGCAGATCGATGTGGAGAATGCTGAGCGCTATGACATCAATTACATTGATTCCAATGGTGATACAAAGCGTCCGGTTCTGCTTCACTGCTCCCCGAGCGGAGCGATCGAGAGGTGTATCTATGCTCTCCTTGAAAAAGCAGCAATGGATGCAGAGGCTGGCAAGGTTCCGAACCTTCCTGTATGGCTCTCTCCAACACAGGTCCGTGTGATCCCTATTGCAGAGAGGCATATGGAGTTTGCCAACAAGGTTGCAGATGCTCTTCAGGTCCGTGTGGACATTGATGACCGTGAGGAAACCGTTGGTAAGAAGATCCGTGATGCAGGTCGTGAATGGGTCCCATACGTAGCAGTTATTGGAGATTCCGAGGTGGAAAGCGGTAAGGTTAACGTTACCATTCGTGCCGAGTCCGAGCCAAAGAAGCCAAAGAAAGTGGAAATGGCTGCTGAGGAGCTCAATGAGCGTGTCCTGTCCGAGATCGGAGACATGCCGTACCGTAGCTTACCTCTTGCAAAGTTGCTTTCAATGAGGCCAAAGTTCCTCTAA
- a CDS encoding acylphosphatase, with translation MSGNNDNTCAEIYVSGRVQGVYFRGFTQKVASGLGLVGYAQNLPDGRVKVIAQGEKALISELLDNLRIGPELSNVEDVGIKWIYPSDEFTEFFIKR, from the coding sequence ATGTCTGGAAATAATGATAACACCTGTGCGGAGATCTATGTCTCCGGCAGGGTTCAGGGTGTATACTTCAGGGGTTTTACCCAAAAAGTGGCGTCAGGGCTTGGTCTGGTTGGCTATGCCCAAAATCTTCCGGACGGGCGGGTGAAGGTAATTGCGCAGGGCGAAAAGGCTCTGATATCCGAGTTGCTGGACAACCTGCGAATAGGGCCTGAACTTTCAAATGTTGAGGATGTCGGTATTAAATGGATCTATCCTTCTGATGAGTTCACTGAATTCTTTATCAAAAGATGA
- a CDS encoding phosphoadenosine phosphosulfate reductase family protein translates to MNARGSKKTFRKPAVDKHPVIFWCKECNVPLIKAECGSCGGNVLEVKLSGTGDIRFCSPYEREVLADLLLSEYGCDPIGLHMVLLNKIPGDDKTDEVIVDGLKVGVLLYDMYRMAHRFEPSEIGAQLLHGLTESKTVVLKKAGSHLNGKKVKAGVLERFSGDIKKGDPVIVVSGKLVGSGIALCDSDEMGRTEGPVVRVRKVMSDNMELHPKVSSMDDVVKANLPHLRQLGKNAMNTIKGIANQKEYRDLPVHVSFSGGKDSLVVLDLTLSALKNREVSAFFLNTGIEFPETVDFVHEYCEKRGIELTEAKAGNAFWDNVESFGPPAKDFRWCCKVCKLAPAGSVIDRCTQDGGVCLTIDGKRRHESFSRANIAASEKNPFVPDQLNIFPIRDWRAIEVWLYIHWRGLDYNPLYDRGFERVGCYLCPAELSAEYERLREIHPDMYKRWNDYLLKWARSRGLSDEYVKHGLWRWKELPPKMVILAKELGIDTEQVSVDEDFAIVLTSGFSPCREGGYTVEANVGGVLLSEAAAVMTILGSTVFSEDLGMLLVRTGKDSVKFFSSGSLKVTAGSEGDARELLKRTAEQLMRFNKCTECGICLKVCPVNAITLGSEKGKLFISDECIRCGRCTEACVVLKYSDRLLSDVLDLSSKATRSSIE, encoded by the coding sequence ATGAATGCTCGAGGCAGTAAAAAAACGTTCAGAAAACCTGCAGTTGATAAGCATCCTGTGATATTCTGGTGCAAGGAATGTAATGTACCTCTTATTAAAGCGGAATGTGGGTCTTGTGGCGGAAACGTGCTTGAAGTGAAACTTTCGGGAACCGGTGATATTCGCTTTTGCTCACCTTACGAACGTGAAGTACTCGCAGATCTGCTCCTGTCCGAATATGGGTGTGATCCCATTGGTCTGCATATGGTCCTTTTGAACAAGATCCCTGGTGATGATAAGACCGATGAGGTGATCGTTGACGGACTGAAAGTTGGCGTGCTGCTCTATGATATGTATCGTATGGCCCATCGTTTCGAGCCATCTGAAATTGGTGCACAGTTACTCCATGGCCTGACCGAGAGCAAGACCGTTGTCCTGAAAAAAGCAGGTTCCCATCTCAATGGGAAGAAAGTGAAGGCTGGGGTCCTGGAAAGATTTAGTGGCGATATCAAAAAAGGGGACCCTGTAATTGTGGTCTCCGGCAAGCTTGTGGGATCCGGGATCGCTTTGTGCGACAGTGATGAGATGGGTCGTACTGAGGGTCCGGTCGTCAGGGTCCGAAAGGTCATGAGTGATAACATGGAATTGCATCCGAAGGTCTCCTCCATGGATGATGTTGTAAAGGCCAACCTGCCTCATCTCAGGCAGCTTGGGAAGAATGCAATGAACACCATCAAGGGTATTGCGAACCAGAAAGAATACCGCGATCTCCCGGTGCACGTTTCTTTCAGTGGTGGGAAGGATAGTCTTGTGGTCCTGGACCTTACATTGAGTGCTCTTAAGAACAGGGAAGTAAGTGCCTTTTTCCTGAACACCGGGATCGAGTTCCCGGAAACAGTGGATTTTGTGCATGAATATTGTGAAAAGCGTGGTATCGAACTTACCGAAGCAAAGGCAGGAAATGCCTTCTGGGATAATGTTGAGAGTTTTGGTCCGCCTGCAAAGGATTTCCGCTGGTGCTGCAAGGTCTGCAAACTTGCTCCTGCGGGAAGTGTTATCGACCGCTGTACTCAAGACGGTGGGGTATGTCTGACCATAGATGGCAAGCGCAGGCATGAGTCTTTTTCAAGGGCTAATATCGCTGCCAGCGAGAAGAATCCCTTTGTTCCTGACCAGCTGAACATTTTCCCTATACGTGACTGGCGTGCCATTGAGGTGTGGCTTTACATACACTGGCGCGGCCTGGATTACAATCCTCTCTACGACAGGGGCTTTGAGCGTGTGGGTTGCTATCTCTGCCCTGCAGAACTCTCTGCAGAGTATGAGAGGTTACGTGAGATCCATCCGGATATGTACAAAAGGTGGAACGACTATCTCCTGAAGTGGGCACGTTCCCGTGGCCTCTCGGATGAATATGTGAAGCACGGCCTGTGGCGCTGGAAGGAGTTACCTCCCAAGATGGTAATTCTTGCTAAGGAGCTTGGAATTGATACCGAACAGGTCAGTGTCGATGAGGACTTTGCTATCGTCCTTACCTCAGGTTTCTCTCCCTGCAGGGAAGGTGGCTATACCGTTGAAGCGAATGTCGGTGGAGTACTTTTAAGCGAAGCTGCTGCAGTGATGACCATACTGGGGTCTACTGTTTTTTCAGAGGATCTTGGAATGTTACTTGTCAGGACGGGTAAGGATTCGGTAAAATTCTTCTCCTCAGGCAGCCTTAAGGTCACTGCAGGGTCAGAAGGCGATGCCCGGGAACTTCTCAAAAGGACTGCAGAACAACTGATGCGGTTTAACAAGTGCACTGAATGTGGTATCTGTCTGAAGGTCTGCCCTGTGAATGCAATCACTCTCGGGTCTGAAAAAGGAAAGTTGTTCATAAGTGATGAATGCATACGCTGTGGCAGGTGTACTGAAGCATGTGTTGTCCTGAAATATTCGGACAGGCTTCTCTCAGATGTCCTTGATCTAAGTAGTAAAGCTACAAGAAGTTCTATTGAGTGA
- the thiI gene encoding tRNA uracil 4-sulfurtransferase ThiI — translation MYDVVIVRYGELALKSQGVRNLYERILVRNIEAMLKQENVSFSRVYREWGRIFIESDDPNAAKAAADVFGVVSTSSAIMVEADVDVAANVCADIGADLIKDGESFGIRARRSGKTGLSSTDIGRLCGDAVWHRLESLGRTPKVDLSEPDHEIFVEMRQNRAYVFTDTVKGVGGLPLGTQGKMIVLMSGGIDSPVAAWLMMRRGVKIIPVYANNAPFSDDRALERAVKCVEVLQRWSPADPIKMYDVPHGSNLDTFLTLCNKKNTCLLCKRTMYRMAYEIMKKEGADGIITGSSIGQVASQTAPNMHAEIYGLGIPLYHPLIGLDKTEIIDLARRIGTYDISIMPTSGCGAVPEHPEINAKFDLIVREEENLDIEDMVQEAVTNAKSFFVKEK, via the coding sequence ATGTATGATGTGGTCATTGTAAGGTATGGTGAACTGGCTCTCAAGAGCCAGGGTGTCAGGAACCTGTACGAAAGGATACTGGTCCGCAATATTGAAGCCATGCTGAAGCAGGAAAATGTATCGTTCTCAAGGGTCTATCGGGAATGGGGACGAATTTTCATAGAGTCTGATGATCCTAATGCTGCAAAGGCAGCAGCAGATGTATTTGGGGTTGTGTCCACATCTTCCGCTATAATGGTCGAAGCTGATGTTGATGTTGCTGCAAATGTATGTGCTGATATTGGTGCAGATCTCATCAAAGATGGTGAATCATTTGGCATCCGTGCACGCCGGTCAGGTAAAACCGGTCTCTCTTCCACAGACATTGGTCGTCTTTGCGGAGATGCAGTGTGGCACCGTCTTGAATCTCTTGGAAGGACTCCGAAAGTAGACCTTTCCGAACCTGATCATGAGATCTTCGTTGAGATGAGGCAGAACAGGGCATATGTATTCACTGACACTGTGAAAGGCGTTGGAGGATTGCCTCTCGGGACGCAGGGCAAGATGATCGTTCTTATGTCCGGTGGTATTGATTCTCCGGTCGCAGCCTGGCTCATGATGAGGCGTGGTGTAAAGATCATTCCTGTTTATGCCAACAATGCACCGTTCTCCGATGACAGAGCTCTTGAAAGGGCGGTGAAATGTGTGGAAGTCTTACAGAGGTGGTCTCCTGCAGATCCTATCAAGATGTACGATGTTCCTCATGGAAGCAACCTTGATACCTTCCTTACTCTCTGTAATAAAAAGAATACCTGCCTTCTCTGCAAGCGTACCATGTACCGCATGGCATACGAGATCATGAAAAAAGAAGGTGCTGATGGTATTATTACCGGTTCTTCCATCGGTCAGGTAGCTTCACAGACAGCTCCTAATATGCATGCTGAGATATACGGGCTTGGAATCCCATTGTATCATCCATTGATCGGACTTGACAAGACCGAGATCATAGATCTTGCAAGGCGTATTGGTACCTATGATATTTCCATTATGCCAACATCCGGATGTGGAGCGGTTCCTGAACACCCCGAGATAAATGCTAAGTTCGACCTGATCGTCAGGGAGGAGGAAAATCTCGACATTGAGGATATGGTGCAGGAAGCTGTTACGAATGCAAAGTCTTTCTTTGTAAAAGAGAAGTGA
- a CDS encoding energy-coupling factor ABC transporter ATP-binding protein, whose protein sequence is MTEAIRVKGLSYSYPDGTPALEDIDLTINEGEKIVIIGPNGAGKTTFFLHLNGTLKSQDDRILIKGKDINDMDNTERIHKVGIVFQDPDDQLFMPTIFDDVAFGPINMGLPEDQVKERVKKALSKVALEGFEERVPHNLSYGQKKRVALAAVLSMEPDILILDEPTANLDPKSRSDFIKVINKLNREGITTMIAMHDVNALPDLADRVYVLNKRIIAEGSPMEIFSDWDLLKENNLEAPDIFKFFKVLNCFGYNCDDLPLSFDEAVEVLTRTIEKENGHVHLHIHEHTHEKVKDVMHSYNHHSTKVDE, encoded by the coding sequence ATGACAGAAGCTATTCGTGTAAAAGGACTTTCATATTCATACCCTGACGGCACCCCTGCACTGGAGGATATTGACCTTACCATAAACGAAGGGGAAAAGATAGTCATCATCGGACCAAACGGTGCCGGAAAAACCACATTCTTCCTGCATCTTAACGGCACCCTCAAAAGCCAGGATGACAGGATACTGATAAAAGGAAAAGACATAAACGATATGGATAACACCGAAAGAATCCATAAGGTAGGTATCGTTTTCCAGGATCCAGACGATCAGTTGTTCATGCCAACGATATTCGATGATGTGGCATTTGGACCCATTAACATGGGCCTTCCCGAAGACCAGGTAAAGGAAAGAGTGAAAAAGGCACTTTCAAAAGTAGCACTTGAAGGATTCGAAGAAAGGGTCCCGCACAACCTGAGCTACGGACAGAAAAAGAGAGTTGCTCTTGCAGCTGTACTTTCAATGGAACCGGATATCCTGATACTTGACGAACCCACTGCAAACCTTGACCCAAAGAGTAGAAGTGACTTTATCAAGGTCATAAACAAACTAAACAGGGAAGGCATTACCACGATGATCGCCATGCATGATGTAAATGCATTGCCGGACCTTGCGGACAGGGTATATGTGCTCAATAAAAGGATCATTGCCGAAGGCTCACCAATGGAAATATTCTCTGACTGGGACCTCCTGAAAGAGAATAACCTTGAAGCACCTGATATTTTTAAATTCTTCAAGGTCCTGAACTGTTTTGGATATAATTGTGATGATCTACCACTGTCATTCGACGAAGCTGTAGAGGTCCTTACAAGGACCATTGAAAAAGAGAATGGACATGTCCACCTGCATATCCATGAGCATACACATGAAAAAGTAAAGGATGTTATGCACTCATACAACCATCATTCCACAAAGGTCGATGAGTGA
- a CDS encoding sulfide/dihydroorotate dehydrogenase-like FAD/NAD-binding protein, with translation MAYKIIEKLQLAPNVHLMNIEAPDVAAAAKPGQFIILRIDEEGERIPLTIADYDVDKGFVTIIFQEMGKTTKQLGKMSSGDELQDFVGPLGKASEIEKIGTVVLVGGGIGIAPVYPQARAYREIGNKVISIIGARNEEMLILEDEMNSVSDELLVATDDGSKGHHGFVTDLVKQLLDGDEKIDRIVAIGPPIMMRTVAGVTDPYDVETIVSLNPIMVDGTGMCGGCRVNIGGETKFACVDGPEFNAKDVDFNLLMSRLSLYRKEEMDALEGSKKGCGDECKCQ, from the coding sequence ATGGCATACAAAATAATAGAGAAACTTCAGTTGGCGCCGAATGTGCACCTGATGAACATCGAGGCTCCTGATGTGGCTGCAGCTGCAAAGCCCGGGCAGTTCATTATTCTTCGTATTGACGAAGAGGGTGAAAGAATCCCTCTGACAATTGCAGACTACGATGTTGACAAGGGTTTTGTCACCATCATCTTCCAGGAGATGGGGAAAACAACAAAACAGCTTGGAAAGATGTCTTCAGGCGATGAGCTTCAGGATTTCGTAGGTCCTCTGGGCAAAGCATCCGAGATCGAGAAGATCGGCACTGTAGTGCTCGTGGGTGGGGGAATTGGTATTGCTCCTGTTTATCCACAGGCCAGGGCATATCGTGAGATTGGTAACAAGGTAATCTCCATTATTGGTGCACGTAATGAGGAAATGCTTATCCTTGAAGATGAAATGAACTCTGTAAGTGACGAACTCCTTGTTGCAACAGACGATGGTTCTAAAGGTCACCACGGTTTTGTCACAGATCTTGTCAAACAGCTTCTCGACGGCGATGAAAAGATAGACAGGATCGTTGCCATTGGTCCTCCTATCATGATGCGTACGGTCGCAGGTGTCACTGATCCTTACGATGTGGAGACCATTGTAAGTCTTAATCCTATCATGGTGGATGGTACCGGTATGTGTGGCGGGTGCCGTGTGAATATCGGTGGTGAAACGAAATTCGCATGTGTTGACGGACCGGAGTTCAATGCAAAGGACGTTGACTTTAACCTCCTCATGAGCCGCTTATCATTGTATCGCAAAGAGGAAATGGACGCTCTCGAGGGTTCCAAAAAAGGCTGCGGGGATGAGTGCAAATGTCAATAA